In the Candidatus Deferrimicrobium sp. genome, CCCTGCGGAGCTTGAGCACCGTGTCCCCGCGGCCGAGCTCGAATTCGCTCACGTCGGAGCCCTTCAGCAGCTCCAGGATCTCGCGGATTTCCTTCAGGTTCATAGGGGTCCCCTCACATCCGCTCGATGTAGCTTCCGGTACGGGTGTCCACCTTGATCACGTCCCCCTCGTTCAGGAAGAGGGGAACCGACACGATCGCGCCGGACTCCAGTCTCGCCGGCTTGGTCGACCCGCTCACCGTGTCCCCGCGGACGCCGGGCTCGGTTTCGACGATCCTCAGGTCGATGAAGAACGGAATGTCGATCCCGATCGGCTCTCCCTTGTAGAAGAGGATCTTCACAGGGAGGTTCTCGATCAGGTAGTCCCCCGCCCCCTCCACGTGTCCCTCGTCGAGGTAGATCTGCTCGTACGTCCGCGTGTCGATGAAATGAAATTGGCCTTCCATCTTGTACATGAACTGCATATCGCGCTCATCGAGGTCCGGCTTCTCGACCTTGTCGCCACTGCGGAAAGTGTGCTCGATCACCGCGCCGGTCTTCAGGTTCTTGAGCTTCGTGCGGACGAAAGCCCCCCCCTTGCCGGGTTTCACATGCTGGAAGTAGACGATGACGAACGGGCTCCCGTCGAACTCGATCTTCAGCCCGTTGCGGAAATCCGACGTGGTGTACATCCCTGGGAACGCCTCCTCAAGCCAGTGGTGTGTGCGTCTTGGGGAGGAACGTGATCCGTTCGCACCCCCCTCCGGTGACCTTCACCGTGTCCTCCAGGCGGATCCCCCCGATCCCGGGGAGATAGACGCCGGGTTCCACCGTAACCACCATCCCCTCCTCGAGCCGCTCACGCGAGCGGGGGGAAAGCGAAGGCCGCTCATGAACGTCGAGTCCCACTCCGTGTCCGGTCGAATGAACAAAATACTTCAAATATCCCGACCGGTCCAGCGAATCCCGCACGCTCGCATCCACCGCCCGACACGGTTCTCCCGGCCGAACGAGGGAAAGCCCGGCCGCGTGCGCCCGGCGGACGGCATCGAACGCCTTCCCGAGGGGAGAGCGCGGGCGCGGAGGGAGGATCGTCACCGTCTCGTCGGAGCAGTACCCGTTCCAGCGGGCTCCGAAATCGAGGACCAGCGGTCCGTCCCCGGCGATCGTCACCCCCGACGGAGACGCGTGGGGCATCGCCGAGCGTGGGCCGTCCGCGACGATCGGTGGAAAGGAAACCCCCTCCGCTCCCCGACGGATCATCTCCCGCCCCAGGTCCGCTGCCACGTCGCGCTCCGTTTTCCCCCGGACTCCGGAGGCGAGCACGGACAGCAGGGACGCGGTCGCGACCGCCGTCGCGCGCTCCATCGCCAGAATCTCCCCAGGCTCCTTCCTCATTCGGATCGTCGCGACGAGGTCCGGGACAGGAACGAATCGATCCTCCCGCCCACGGGAGACCGATCGGAAGGAATCCACGGAGAGATGGCGGGACTCGAACCCGATCCTTCGCGCCCGGAGAGCGCGCATCCGCCGGGCGGCGGCGCTCCAGGGGTCGGGGGTCACCTCCACTTCGGCTCCGCGGACCTCCGATCGGGCCTGCTCTGTATATCTCCCGTCGGTGAACAAGACCGCTCCCGCCGATGATACGACGAGGGCCGCGTTGCTCCCGGTGAAAGCCGTCAGGTAGCGGATGTTCGAGAGCCGGACGCAGAGATAGGCGTCCATGCGGCGTCTTCGTAAAGCCTCCAGGAGGCGCTCGACCCGATGATCAAGTCCGCCCACGAAGCCCTTCCCGCCGCAGGTGACGCATCAGCGCGAGCAGGGCGAGGGTGTAGCCGTACCCCCCGATGCCGCAGATCCGGCCGACGACCACATCTTCGACCAGGGACACCTTTCGGAAATTTTCCCGGCTCGCAAGGTTGGTGAGGTGCACTTCGATGGCCGGCAGGCCGCAGTAGAGCAAGGCGTCCCGGACGGCCACGCTGGTGTGCGTGTACGCCGCAGGGTTGATCACGACCCCGTCGAACCGCCGCTTCGCCGCCTGGAGCTTCTCGACGATCTCGCCCTCGTGGTTCGACTGGAAGAAGGCGACCGTCGCGCCCTCCGTCCGGGCCGCCGCCGTCACCGCTTCGCGGATGTCGGCCAGCGTTTCCCGCCCGTAGACGGACGGCTCGCGCTCCCCGAGAACGTTCAGGTTGGGACCGTCGATGAACAGGATCCGGAACGTCCGTTCCCCCTTCATAACATCTCCCGCGTGCGGCGTGCCGCCTGGCGGAGGAGGAACCGGCACTTCCCGGGGACCGTCCCCGGATCCGCGACGATCACGAGGACATATTCCGGGGCCACTTTGCGGATGAACACATGGGAGCGGTCTCCGGCGAGATGGACCTCTTCCGCCGCTCCAAGCCCGTTCTCCGACGCGATGCGTTCGGACTCCCGGAAGAACTGGACGACCTCGGCAGACAGGGCGGAGAGGTCCCGGTCGTCCCCCGGAGCCCGCCACTCCTCGACGGTCAACCCGTCCACGCCCGCCAGCGCGCCCGAAGTCACGCCTTGATCCTTCCGGTGCATCTCCTCGAAGATCTCAAGAAAGGTCATACCCGTACTCCTTCGCCATGGTCTCGAGAAACCCGAGGAGTTCCGCCTCCACGAGATCGTCCCCCTTCCGGGCCGCCAACCACGCCCGGGCCCGGAGATTCGCGGGTTCGTCGCGGAGGAGCTCTTCGACGATCCGCCTCGCGGTGGAAAGCTCTCCCTGGGACCAGTACAGGTCCGCCAGGGTCACGGTCCGCACGGCGGGCGCGACGGGGATCTCCAGCGGCGCCTCTTCCGGTTCCGATTCGACTGCAACCGCCTGATCCGGTTCCGACCCGGCGGAGACCTCCGCATGCTCCGATTCCGGTTCCGGTTCGATCTCCATCGCCCGTTCCTGGCCGACCCCCGGTCCGGCTTCCGCGGGGACGGCGGGAGAAACGCTCATCTCGACGGCACGGATCTCGTACACCTCGTCTCCGACCTGAACAAGGTTCGAAACCGGCGACTCTTCCGGGATCCCATTCCCGGCCGGAACGTTGAGATCCTTCGCGATCGAGCGTTCACGGATCTCCGCGCGGATCCCGGGCAGTTCCCGCCGGATCTCCGCTAGCGGAACGCGCCGCAACTCGCAACGACCCGGGGCGGCGATC is a window encoding:
- the efp gene encoding elongation factor P, translated to MYTTSDFRNGLKIEFDGSPFVIVYFQHVKPGKGGAFVRTKLKNLKTGAVIEHTFRSGDKVEKPDLDERDMQFMYKMEGQFHFIDTRTYEQIYLDEGHVEGAGDYLIENLPVKILFYKGEPIGIDIPFFIDLRIVETEPGVRGDTVSGSTKPARLESGAIVSVPLFLNEGDVIKVDTRTGSYIERM
- a CDS encoding Xaa-Pro peptidase family protein, with amino-acid sequence MGGLDHRVERLLEALRRRRMDAYLCVRLSNIRYLTAFTGSNAALVVSSAGAVLFTDGRYTEQARSEVRGAEVEVTPDPWSAAARRMRALRARRIGFESRHLSVDSFRSVSRGREDRFVPVPDLVATIRMRKEPGEILAMERATAVATASLLSVLASGVRGKTERDVAADLGREMIRRGAEGVSFPPIVADGPRSAMPHASPSGVTIAGDGPLVLDFGARWNGYCSDETVTILPPRPRSPLGKAFDAVRRAHAAGLSLVRPGEPCRAVDASVRDSLDRSGYLKYFVHSTGHGVGLDVHERPSLSPRSRERLEEGMVVTVEPGVYLPGIGGIRLEDTVKVTGGGCERITFLPKTHTPLA
- the aroQ gene encoding type II 3-dehydroquinate dehydratase, giving the protein MKGERTFRILFIDGPNLNVLGEREPSVYGRETLADIREAVTAAARTEGATVAFFQSNHEGEIVEKLQAAKRRFDGVVINPAAYTHTSVAVRDALLYCGLPAIEVHLTNLASRENFRKVSLVEDVVVGRICGIGGYGYTLALLALMRHLRREGLRGRT